ATCGGCATTACCAATGTCTTCGGAAGCCAAGATAATCAGCCGGCGGGCGATGAACAGCGGGTCTTCTCCCCCTTCCAGCATGCGCGCCAGCCAGTAGAGCGCCGCATCGGGATCCGAGCCCCGCACACTTTTGATAAAGGCCGAGATGGTGTCGTAGTGATAGTCGCCCTTCTTGTCGTAAAGGAGCGTGCGCCGCTGCATCGCCTCCTCGATCAGCGCACGAGTAATGGTGACTTCCTTCCCTGGCGGAGCAAGCCGCACCGCCAGTTCCAAGGCGTTGAGGGCCACGCGCGCATCGCCCGCGGAAAGCTTTAGCAGGAGCTCCCGAGCCCCCTCGGCGAAAATGATCCGCAGCTTGGCAAGTTCGTCGTCCCGCTCTAGAGCTCCCTCGATGACCTGCGCCAGCTCCTCTTCGCTGAGCGGCTCCATCTTGTAGACCCGACAACGGGAAAGAAGGGGCGAGATAACCTCAAAGCTGGGGTTCTCTGTGGTTGCCCCGATGAGCAAAATGGTGCCGTCCTCGACGGCGTGCAACAGGGCATCTTGCTGCGCCTTGTTAAACCGGTGGATTTCGTCGATGAAAAGGATGGTCCGCCTGCCACTCTTTCGCCGCGCCTGGCGGGCCTTGTCGATGACCGCGCGCACCTCCCCGACCCCGGAGGCCACGGCGCTCAGTGAGTAGAAGGTACAGTGCGTCTCATGGGCAATGATCCGCGCCAGGGTGGTCTTGCCCACCCCGGGAGGACCCCAGAAGATCATGGACATGAGCTCATCGCGCTCGATTGCCCGGCGAAGCACCTTACCCTCGCCCACAAGGTGAGATTGGCCCACAAACTCCCGGAGCGTCCGCGGCCTGACGCGATCCGCAAGGGGCGCACCAGGCTGGACCGCTTCTGCCTCGGGCTCGAGTTGGAAAAGGCTCATGACGAAGACCTCTGGATCCTTTTTTCCCCTCCGCACTTCTTGCCAATGGAATTTAGCCAAAACCCAGTTGATAATCAAGCATGAAAAAAGGGCACTCGCAACACGCCAGCGCCCTCCTCAACTGCCGCACCAGGAGCCACCATTCGGCCACCTGCGCTCGCTGCGTTAACGCGAAGGCCGTTTGCCTCCACCAGAACTCCGGCCGACGTGCCCTCCTGTCCAGCTCACAATGAGGCCTATGAGGATGGACAGGAAGATGTAGCAGATCACCGTCTGGGACATGACCAGCACTTTCGCGCCCGCAGTCAGTGGCA
The genomic region above belongs to Calditrichota bacterium and contains:
- a CDS encoding replication-associated recombination protein A — encoded protein: MSLFQLEPEAEAVQPGAPLADRVRPRTLREFVGQSHLVGEGKVLRRAIERDELMSMIFWGPPGVGKTTLARIIAHETHCTFYSLSAVASGVGEVRAVIDKARQARRKSGRRTILFIDEIHRFNKAQQDALLHAVEDGTILLIGATTENPSFEVISPLLSRCRVYKMEPLSEEELAQVIEGALERDDELAKLRIIFAEGARELLLKLSAGDARVALNALELAVRLAPPGKEVTITRALIEEAMQRRTLLYDKKGDYHYDTISAFIKSVRGSDPDAALYWLARMLEGGEDPLFIARRLIILASEDIGNADPHALMVATAAFQAVDAVGMPEARIVLAQATTYLASAPKSNASYLAIEAATAEVRQEQPGSVPLHLRNAPTQLMRQFGYAAGYRYPHDHGGFVEQDYFPKELGPRVYYRPTDNGVEKRIRERLEQLWPQRARRPRSE